One genomic window of Tenacibaculum tangerinum includes the following:
- a CDS encoding porin family protein gives MKYVVLFLFFFTSLSIYSQKDSLQIGDSYWEDQLYIDITYNLLQNQPDEVAKTGFSYGIAAGYMKDIPFHKSGRTAFAIGLGYSYDSFNHRLKVSEGGSEYEIDPNITSNTIKLHNIEMPIQFRWRSSDANTYSFWRFYAGFKITYNLSNSFSYKLPTGKVNLSNIEKYNDWQTGLSISAGYGTFNFYAYYALSPMFKDATLNGASIDSNIVKLGLSFYLL, from the coding sequence ATGAAATACGTTGTACTTTTTTTGTTCTTTTTTACATCATTGAGTATATACTCTCAAAAGGACTCATTACAGATAGGAGACTCTTATTGGGAAGATCAGTTATATATTGATATTACGTATAATTTATTACAAAATCAACCAGATGAGGTAGCGAAAACAGGTTTTTCCTATGGTATAGCGGCTGGTTATATGAAAGACATACCTTTTCATAAAAGCGGAAGAACAGCTTTTGCCATTGGTTTAGGATATAGCTACGATTCATTTAACCACAGATTAAAAGTAAGTGAGGGAGGTAGCGAGTATGAAATAGATCCAAATATTACCTCAAATACCATTAAGCTTCATAATATAGAAATGCCCATACAGTTTCGGTGGCGATCTTCCGATGCCAATACCTATTCCTTTTGGCGTTTTTATGCAGGATTTAAAATTACCTATAATTTAAGCAATAGCTTTAGTTACAAGTTACCTACTGGTAAGGTTAACCTATCGAATATCGAAAAATACAATGATTGGCAAACAGGTTTAAGCATATCTGCAGGTTATGGAACCTTTAATTTTTATGCGTATTACGCACTTTCACCTATGTTTAAAGATGCAACGCTAAACGGAGCTTCAATAGATAGTAACATCGTTAAACTTGGGTTAAGTTTTTACCTTCTATAA
- a CDS encoding ExbD/TolR family protein, giving the protein MSKFKKKKTGLPALSTASLPDIVFMLLFFFMVTTTMRETDLLIDSPRLPSANEVKKLERKSLVSTIYVGKAKDAKYGTGYNRIQLNDKIATPEDIPSFIYLERDNVSEAEVPFMTTSIKADRESSVGTLADIREKLRDVNALKLSLSVNKGSSIRK; this is encoded by the coding sequence ATGTCTAAATTTAAAAAGAAGAAAACAGGATTGCCCGCTTTATCTACGGCTTCCTTACCAGATATTGTTTTTATGTTATTATTCTTTTTTATGGTAACTACTACGATGAGAGAGACAGATTTATTAATTGATTCTCCTCGTTTACCTAGTGCAAACGAAGTAAAAAAGTTAGAACGTAAAAGTTTGGTAAGTACGATTTATGTAGGTAAAGCAAAAGATGCTAAGTATGGTACTGGATATAACAGAATTCAGTTAAACGATAAGATTGCCACACCAGAGGACATTCCATCGTTTATATATCTTGAAAGAGACAATGTATCTGAAGCTGAAGTACCTTTTATGACCACTTCTATTAAAGCAGATAGAGAATCGAGTGTAGGTACCTTAGCCGATATTCGAGAAAAATTAAGAGACGTAAACGCTCTTAAGCTTAGTTTATCTGTTAACAAAGGAAGTTCTATAAGAAAGTAA
- a CDS encoding ExbD/TolR family protein, which translates to MARRENPEINAGSMADIAFLLLIFFLVTTTMDVDSGIPKKLAEKQPENQEKPLIKEKNIFQVSINRNNQLLVEDRFMELKDLKDAAKKFIDNGGGTGNPMPGKEVGTTCDYCKGERDPASSDHPNKAIISVESDRGTEYGTYVAVQNELLRAYTELRNRLSQEKYGMSYDELEKAFIDSARKDESLRKKVEDIKDSYPQIISDTDPTNVQ; encoded by the coding sequence ATGGCAAGAAGAGAAAACCCAGAAATTAATGCAGGTTCGATGGCAGATATTGCCTTCTTGCTACTTATCTTTTTCCTTGTAACAACAACAATGGATGTAGACTCAGGTATTCCTAAAAAATTAGCTGAAAAGCAACCAGAGAATCAGGAGAAACCATTAATAAAAGAGAAGAATATTTTTCAAGTAAGCATTAACCGTAACAATCAGCTTTTGGTAGAAGATCGGTTTATGGAGTTGAAAGACTTAAAAGATGCTGCTAAGAAATTTATAGATAATGGTGGAGGAACTGGTAACCCAATGCCAGGAAAGGAAGTAGGAACTACTTGCGATTACTGTAAGGGTGAAAGAGATCCTGCGTCTTCAGACCATCCAAATAAAGCAATCATATCTGTAGAGAGTGATCGAGGTACTGAATATGGTACGTATGTCGCTGTACAGAATGAATTGTTAAGAGCTTATACAGAGTTACGTAACAGACTATCTCAGGAAAAATACGGGATGAGTTACGATGAACTTGAAAAGGCTTTTATTGATAGCGCAAGAAAAGATGAGTCATTAAGAAAGAAAGTAGAAGATATAAAGGATAGCTATCCACAAATTATATCAGATACCGACCCAACAAACGTTCAATAA
- a CDS encoding MotA/TolQ/ExbB proton channel family protein, translating to MKKVVNILTIAGFMFLGAIQSTYAQDAAATGESETFHQILKRYFIEGGPGFMGIVLVALILGLAIAIERIIYLNMATTNTKKLVANVDEALSSGGVEAAKEVCRNTKGPVASIFYQGLERADEGLDAAEKAVIGYGGVQMGLLEKNISWISLFIALAPMLGFMGTVIGMIGAFDAIAVANDISPAVVAGGIKVALLTTVFGLVVAIILQIFYNYIISKVDSIVNNMEDASISLIDLLAKYKK from the coding sequence ATGAAAAAAGTAGTAAATATCCTAACGATTGCAGGATTTATGTTTTTAGGAGCTATTCAATCAACGTATGCTCAAGACGCAGCAGCGACAGGAGAATCAGAAACTTTCCATCAAATTTTAAAGAGATACTTTATTGAAGGAGGTCCTGGTTTTATGGGAATTGTATTGGTAGCTTTAATATTAGGTTTAGCCATAGCTATTGAAAGAATTATTTATTTAAACATGGCTACGACCAATACTAAAAAATTAGTAGCAAATGTAGATGAGGCGTTAAGTTCTGGTGGTGTAGAAGCTGCTAAAGAAGTTTGTAGAAATACAAAAGGTCCTGTTGCTTCTATTTTTTACCAAGGTTTAGAAAGAGCAGATGAAGGATTAGATGCTGCTGAAAAAGCTGTTATAGGTTATGGTGGTGTACAAATGGGATTATTAGAGAAAAACATTTCTTGGATTTCATTATTCATCGCTTTAGCACCGATGTTAGGGTTCATGGGAACGGTAATTGGTATGATTGGAGCATTTGATGCGATTGCAGTAGCAAACGATATCTCTCCAGCGGTAGTAGCAGGTGGTATTAAAGTAGCACTTTTAACAACTGTATTTGGTTTAGTAGTAGCAATTATCTTACAAATTTTTTATAACTACATTATTTCTAAAGTAGATAGTATCGTTAACAACATGGAAGATGCATCTATCTCTTTAATCGACTTATTAGCGAAGTATAAAAAATAA
- a CDS encoding asparaginase: MTNQPKILIVYTGGTIGMIKDYDTGALKAFDFSQISSKIPELQQLNCEIETISFDIPIDSSNMNVEYYIKIAEIIAENYDKFDGFVVLTGSDTMSYTSSAISFMFENLQKPVIFTGSQLPIGDLRTDAKENLITSIQVASAYENGRPVIQEVGLYFEYKLYRANRTTKINAEQFEAFASMNYPPLAESGVHLNFNYPLLLKSTEKKNSLVVRKKLDNNVAILKLFPGITESVVKSFVNIPNLKGIILETYGSGNAPTEKWFVNLLEESVKKGIYIVNVTQCKGGSVLLGHYETSSELKRIGIINGSDITTETAVAKMMYLLAEKLSKEEFMRYFETSLRGEMN; this comes from the coding sequence ATGACAAATCAACCTAAAATTTTAATAGTCTATACAGGGGGAACTATAGGTATGATTAAAGACTATGACACGGGTGCATTAAAAGCATTTGACTTTAGTCAAATATCAAGCAAAATACCAGAATTGCAGCAGCTAAATTGTGAAATAGAGACTATTTCATTCGATATACCCATCGATTCCTCAAATATGAATGTTGAGTATTACATTAAAATAGCAGAAATAATTGCTGAAAATTATGATAAATTTGATGGATTTGTAGTATTAACAGGCTCAGATACGATGTCGTATACATCTTCAGCAATAAGTTTTATGTTTGAAAACTTACAAAAACCTGTAATTTTTACAGGGTCACAGTTACCCATCGGTGATTTACGAACAGATGCTAAAGAAAATTTAATTACCTCTATACAAGTTGCTTCAGCCTATGAAAATGGAAGACCAGTAATTCAAGAAGTAGGATTGTACTTTGAATATAAGCTGTACAGAGCAAATAGAACCACCAAAATAAATGCCGAACAGTTTGAAGCATTTGCTTCGATGAATTACCCTCCTCTCGCTGAAAGTGGGGTGCATTTGAATTTTAACTATCCATTATTGTTAAAATCAACAGAAAAGAAAAATAGTTTAGTTGTAAGAAAAAAGTTAGATAATAATGTAGCCATATTAAAACTATTTCCTGGAATTACAGAATCTGTAGTTAAAAGTTTTGTAAATATTCCTAATTTAAAAGGAATTATTTTAGAAACCTATGGTTCAGGAAATGCACCTACAGAAAAATGGTTTGTTAATTTACTAGAAGAATCGGTAAAGAAAGGAATTTATATTGTGAATGTAACGCAATGTAAAGGAGGAAGTGTTCTGTTAGGACATTACGAAACGAGCTCAGAATTAAAACGTATAGGTATTATTAATGGTAGTGATATTACCACCGAAACAGCAGTAGCAAAAATGATGTATTTGCTAGCAGAAAAGCTTTCGAAAGAAGAATTTATGCGTTATTTTGAAACTTCACTCAGAGGAGAAATGAATTAG
- a CDS encoding zinc metallopeptidase — MIGFYVLIGIISLFSWIVSNTLQRKFKKYSKVHLRNGMSGAEIAEKMLADHGIYDVKVISTPGRLTDHYNPQNKTVNLSEAVYNQRNAAAAAVAAHEVGHAVQHAKAYEYLQMRSKLVPMVSITSRFSQWMVIGGIAFGAASGSTGIGFYIALAGLAFMALGTIFSFITLPVEYDASNRALAWLENKHMVTREELAGSKDALKWAARTYLVAALGSLAMLLYWALQVLGSRD, encoded by the coding sequence ATGATAGGATTTTATGTTCTAATTGGTATTATATCGTTATTCAGCTGGATAGTAAGCAATACCTTGCAACGCAAGTTTAAAAAATACTCTAAAGTTCACTTAAGAAACGGAATGAGTGGTGCAGAAATTGCCGAAAAAATGCTAGCCGATCATGGTATTTACGATGTAAAAGTAATTTCTACACCTGGTAGGCTAACCGACCATTACAACCCACAAAACAAAACTGTAAATTTAAGTGAAGCGGTATACAACCAACGAAATGCTGCGGCTGCAGCTGTTGCTGCACACGAGGTTGGTCATGCCGTACAACATGCAAAAGCGTATGAATATTTGCAGATGCGCTCTAAACTAGTACCTATGGTTAGTATTACCTCTCGTTTTTCGCAGTGGATGGTAATTGGTGGTATTGCTTTTGGTGCCGCTTCTGGCAGTACTGGTATTGGATTTTACATCGCACTAGCTGGTTTGGCTTTTATGGCACTGGGAACTATTTTTAGTTTTATCACCTTACCCGTTGAATACGATGCAAGTAACAGAGCCTTAGCTTGGTTAGAAAATAAGCACATGGTAACTCGTGAAGAATTAGCTGGTTCTAAAGATGCCTTAAAGTGGGCTGCAAGAACCTATTTAGTAGCTGCTTTAGGTTCGTTAGCTATGCTATTGTACTGGGCTTTACAAGTTTTGGGCAGTAGAGATTAA
- the lepA gene encoding translation elongation factor 4: MKNIRNFCIIAHIDHGKSTLADRLLDFTGSVTEREKQNQLLDNMDLERERGITIKSHAIQMDYVYEGENYILNLIDTPGHVDFSYEVSRSIAACEGALLIVDAAQSIQAQTISNLYLALENDLEIIPVLNKVDLPSANPEEVTDDIVDLLGCEPEDVIHASGKTGFGVGDVLKAIIDKIPAPSGNPDAPLKALIFDSVYNSYRGIETYFRVIDGSIKKNQQIKFMATGKQYGADEVGTLKLTQVVKDEIKTGDVGYLITGIKAAKEVKVGDTITDFANPTTDRIEGFEDVKPMVFAGIYPVDTEDYEELRSSMEKLQLNDASLVFQPESSAALGFGFRCGFLGMLHMEIIQERLEREFDMTVITTVPNVSYHAFTKKNPDEIVIVNNPSDLPDPSKLDRVEEPFIKASIITKADFVGQVMSLCIEKRGQIVNQTYLTPERVELIFNMPLAEIVFDFYDRLKTVSKGYASFDYNPIGMQKSKLVRVDMLLNGQIVDALSALLHDSNAYSIGKRICEKLKELIPRQQFDIPIQAAIGAKIIARETVKALRKDVTAKCYGGDISRKRKLLEKQKKGKKRMRQVGNVEIPQQAFMAVLKLND; the protein is encoded by the coding sequence ATGAAGAATATTAGAAACTTTTGCATTATTGCACATATAGACCATGGTAAAAGTACCCTTGCCGATAGGCTGTTAGACTTCACGGGGTCGGTTACTGAGCGTGAAAAACAAAATCAGTTACTTGATAACATGGATTTAGAGCGTGAACGTGGAATTACCATCAAGTCACACGCCATTCAAATGGACTATGTTTACGAAGGAGAAAACTACATATTAAACCTAATCGATACTCCTGGTCACGTAGATTTTTCGTACGAAGTTTCTCGCTCAATTGCAGCTTGTGAAGGAGCGTTGTTAATTGTAGATGCAGCACAAAGTATACAAGCACAAACCATTTCGAATCTATACTTAGCTTTAGAAAATGATTTGGAAATTATTCCAGTATTGAATAAAGTAGACTTACCCTCGGCAAATCCAGAAGAAGTAACCGATGATATTGTTGACTTATTAGGGTGTGAGCCAGAAGATGTGATACATGCAAGTGGAAAAACTGGCTTTGGAGTAGGGGACGTTTTAAAAGCAATTATAGATAAAATACCTGCTCCTAGTGGAAATCCTGACGCACCCTTAAAAGCGTTGATTTTCGATTCGGTATACAATTCGTATCGTGGAATCGAAACCTATTTTAGAGTGATTGACGGTTCGATTAAAAAGAACCAACAAATAAAATTCATGGCAACAGGAAAGCAATACGGTGCCGATGAGGTAGGTACGTTGAAGCTAACCCAAGTTGTAAAAGACGAAATTAAAACAGGAGACGTAGGGTATTTAATCACAGGAATTAAAGCAGCGAAAGAAGTAAAAGTAGGAGATACAATTACCGATTTTGCAAATCCAACAACCGATAGAATTGAAGGGTTCGAAGATGTAAAACCCATGGTTTTTGCAGGAATCTACCCTGTAGACACCGAAGATTATGAAGAACTTCGCTCTTCAATGGAAAAATTACAGCTAAACGATGCGTCGTTAGTATTTCAACCAGAAAGCTCTGCGGCATTAGGGTTTGGCTTCCGTTGTGGGTTCTTGGGAATGTTGCACATGGAAATTATTCAAGAACGTCTAGAGCGTGAATTTGATATGACGGTAATTACTACGGTTCCTAACGTAAGCTACCACGCGTTTACCAAGAAAAATCCTGATGAAATTGTCATCGTAAATAATCCGTCAGATTTACCTGACCCGTCAAAATTAGATCGGGTAGAAGAACCTTTTATCAAAGCCTCGATTATTACAAAAGCTGACTTTGTAGGACAGGTAATGTCGCTTTGTATAGAAAAACGTGGGCAAATTGTAAATCAAACGTACTTAACTCCCGAGCGTGTAGAGTTAATTTTTAATATGCCTTTGGCAGAAATTGTCTTTGATTTCTATGACAGATTAAAAACGGTATCAAAAGGCTATGCTTCGTTCGATTACAATCCAATAGGAATGCAAAAATCGAAATTAGTTCGTGTAGATATGTTACTTAATGGACAAATCGTTGATGCACTTTCAGCTTTATTGCACGATAGTAATGCATATTCAATAGGAAAACGTATCTGTGAGAAGTTAAAAGAACTGATTCCGCGACAACAATTTGACATTCCTATCCAAGCAGCTATTGGAGCAAAAATTATTGCTCGTGAAACGGTGAAGGCATTGCGTAAAGATGTAACTGCCAAATGTTATGGAGGTGATATTTCTCGTAAACGTAAACTGTTAGAAAAACAGAAAAAAGGTAAAAAACGTATGCGTCAAGTTGGTAATGTAGAAATTCCGCAACAAGCATTTATGGCAGTATTGAAGTTGAATGACTAG
- a CDS encoding radical SAM protein, translating to MPERKYNYYDFTLSLCPECLKRVDAKIVFEDDKVYMLKRCREHGNSRVLIADDIEFYKSIRNYNKPSEMPYTFNTKTDYGCPYDCGLCPDHEQHSCLTVVEVTDRCNLTCPTCYAGSSPTYGRHRTLDEVKAMLDAVVKNEKEPDVVQISGGEPTIHPQFWEILDYAKSLPIRHLMLNTNGIKIAKDIAFTERLKGYTPDFEIYLQFDSFEDNVLRELRGADLSEIRKQALDNLNKVNLSTTLVVTLQKGLNDHEIGKVIDYALRQKCVRGVTFQPTQIAGRLESFNPETDRMTLTEVRRKIMEQTDVFNANDLIPVPCNPDALVMGYALKLNGEVFPLTRYINPNDLLDTSKNTIIYEQDEALHGKMIALFSTGNSVEVAEENLKSIMCCLPNIDAPELGYDNLFRVIIMQFIDAYNFDVRAIKKSCVHIVNKDNKIIPFETMNLFYRDDKKEYLEKLRQEI from the coding sequence ATGCCAGAAAGAAAATATAACTACTATGACTTTACATTGAGTTTATGCCCTGAGTGTTTGAAAAGAGTAGATGCTAAAATTGTTTTTGAAGATGATAAGGTCTACATGCTCAAACGTTGTAGAGAACATGGAAATTCAAGAGTGCTAATAGCAGACGATATTGAATTTTATAAAAGTATCAGAAACTACAACAAACCTAGCGAGATGCCTTATACGTTCAATACAAAAACAGATTATGGGTGTCCGTACGATTGTGGATTATGTCCAGATCATGAGCAACATTCATGTTTAACCGTTGTTGAGGTTACCGATAGATGTAACTTAACGTGTCCTACCTGTTATGCCGGTTCATCACCTACCTACGGACGTCATCGAACCTTAGACGAAGTAAAAGCGATGTTAGATGCCGTGGTAAAAAATGAAAAAGAACCTGATGTGGTACAAATCAGTGGAGGAGAGCCAACCATTCATCCACAGTTTTGGGAAATTTTAGACTATGCAAAATCACTTCCTATCCGACACTTAATGTTGAATACGAACGGAATTAAAATAGCAAAAGACATTGCTTTTACTGAAAGATTGAAAGGCTACACGCCAGATTTTGAGATTTATTTACAATTCGATTCTTTTGAAGACAACGTGTTGAGAGAGCTGAGAGGAGCAGATTTAAGTGAAATCCGCAAACAAGCACTAGATAACTTGAATAAGGTAAATCTGTCTACAACCTTGGTGGTTACGCTTCAAAAAGGATTAAACGACCATGAAATCGGTAAAGTAATCGATTATGCCTTGCGACAAAAATGTGTGAGAGGAGTTACTTTTCAGCCAACACAAATAGCAGGAAGATTAGAAAGTTTTAATCCTGAAACTGATAGAATGACGCTTACTGAAGTAAGAAGAAAAATAATGGAGCAAACTGACGTTTTTAATGCAAACGATTTAATTCCAGTACCTTGTAACCCTGATGCTTTGGTTATGGGATATGCTCTTAAGTTGAATGGAGAAGTGTTTCCGTTAACTAGGTATATCAACCCTAACGATTTGCTAGACACTAGCAAAAACACCATTATTTATGAGCAAGATGAAGCACTACATGGAAAAATGATAGCGTTGTTTAGTACAGGGAATTCTGTTGAGGTAGCAGAAGAAAATTTAAAATCAATAATGTGCTGTTTGCCAAATATTGATGCCCCAGAATTAGGGTATGATAATTTGTTTAGAGTAATTATTATGCAGTTTATAGATGCTTACAATTTTGATGTAAGAGCCATCAAAAAATCATGTGTACACATTGTAAATAAAGACAATAAAATTATTCCATTTGAAACCATGAATCTCTTTTATAGAGATGATAAAAAGGAATATTTAGAAAAGTTAAGGCAAGAAATATAA
- a CDS encoding prolipoprotein diacylglyceryl transferase: protein MELPFEPVLFGYTVNIHLVLEYLAFFLAFRYYVFLRKKNKDAISSNHRLSIILGAAIGALIGSRLIGVLENPSTTLSAENIIQLLNTKTIMGGLFGGMLGVEIAKKMIGETKSSGDLFVFPIILGIFIGRIGCFLSGINEFTYGVETTSFLGMDLGDDVLRHPIALYELVFLVMLFISLKHLQKEYVLQSGELFKLFMLAYFGFRFCIEFLKPNTFFVLGLSTIQILCIVCYVYYTKFITQKIKNARKKI, encoded by the coding sequence TTGGAACTACCTTTTGAGCCTGTTTTATTTGGTTATACGGTTAATATTCATCTTGTTTTAGAATATTTAGCATTCTTTTTAGCCTTTCGTTATTATGTTTTCTTACGTAAGAAAAATAAAGATGCTATTTCTTCAAATCATAGGTTGTCAATTATTTTAGGGGCTGCAATCGGAGCTTTAATTGGTTCTCGATTAATAGGAGTTTTAGAAAATCCTTCGACAACTCTTTCCGCAGAAAACATAATTCAACTATTGAATACCAAGACCATTATGGGAGGTTTGTTTGGAGGTATGTTAGGAGTAGAAATAGCAAAAAAGATGATTGGAGAAACAAAATCGTCTGGCGATTTGTTCGTGTTTCCGATCATTCTGGGAATTTTTATAGGTAGGATAGGGTGTTTTCTTTCAGGAATCAATGAGTTTACCTACGGAGTAGAAACTACCTCTTTTTTAGGAATGGATTTAGGTGATGATGTTTTAAGACACCCAATAGCTTTGTATGAATTGGTGTTTTTAGTAATGTTATTCATCAGTCTAAAACACCTACAGAAAGAATATGTTTTACAATCAGGAGAACTATTTAAGCTTTTTATGTTAGCCTACTTTGGTTTTCGCTTTTGTATAGAATTTTTAAAACCCAATACCTTTTTTGTATTAGGGTTAAGTACTATTCAAATACTATGTATAGTTTGTTATGTATATTACACGAAATTTATAACTCAAAAAATAAAAAATGCCAGAAAGAAAATATAA
- a CDS encoding YceI family protein: MRVFVLFLFVTQAIFSQQYFTRTGTTEFKASVDTFEPVEAKNNSTTVVLDTNDGAIASLLLVKGFRFRVALMQEHFNENYMDSNEYPKATFKGKIHDFNVTELSSTKEYKISGTLTIKGKSKLISTKATLQKSGNMIILKSSFSVTPQDFNIKIPSIVRKKIAERIHISIHYELSQKK, encoded by the coding sequence ATGAGAGTTTTTGTACTATTTCTATTCGTTACTCAAGCTATTTTTAGCCAACAATATTTTACCAGAACGGGTACTACAGAATTTAAGGCATCGGTTGATACTTTTGAACCTGTTGAAGCAAAAAACAATAGTACTACTGTTGTTTTAGACACTAATGATGGTGCAATAGCCTCGTTATTGTTAGTTAAAGGGTTTCGGTTTAGAGTAGCTTTAATGCAAGAGCATTTTAATGAAAACTACATGGATTCAAATGAATATCCTAAAGCTACTTTTAAAGGGAAAATTCATGATTTTAATGTAACAGAACTTTCTAGTACTAAGGAATATAAAATTAGCGGAACGCTTACAATTAAAGGGAAATCAAAACTCATAAGCACGAAAGCTACCCTACAAAAATCTGGAAATATGATAATTTTAAAATCTAGTTTTTCTGTTACCCCACAAGATTTTAATATTAAAATTCCCAGTATCGTACGAAAAAAAATAGCGGAACGTATACACATAAGTATTCACTATGAGCTTTCTCAAAAAAAATAA
- a CDS encoding DUF5777 family beta-barrel protein → MTKQKLLTLLFLFTISYSFSQDDLLEELQKEVKNDLSYELPAFKAMQVGNLQSTKIASKGDFYLIVAHRFAPLSLGIDEFFGLDGANTKIQLVYSFWDGIQFGLSRDSFEKTYSGTTKISIKKQSNNFPLNIVGYGALDIESASRTAVFPSLEFNDRVSVTAQILASRRINKNLSLLIAPTFVRQNNLQQFKQTGDDNLNQFILGFGSRLKISKRISINADYALNFSRHSNSIYKDPFTLGLDIETGGHVFQLVFTNASGSNDSGFLTRTEGAWFNDVSFGFNIVRVF, encoded by the coding sequence ATGACTAAACAAAAACTACTAACTCTACTATTTCTTTTTACTATCAGTTATTCATTTTCGCAAGATGATTTACTAGAAGAACTACAAAAAGAAGTAAAGAATGATTTAAGCTATGAATTACCCGCTTTTAAAGCGATGCAGGTCGGAAACTTACAATCGACCAAAATAGCAAGTAAAGGAGATTTTTATTTAATTGTTGCGCATCGATTTGCCCCATTATCTTTAGGAATTGATGAGTTTTTTGGTTTAGATGGAGCCAATACAAAAATTCAATTGGTTTATAGTTTTTGGGACGGAATTCAATTTGGTTTAAGTAGAGATTCATTTGAAAAAACCTATTCAGGTACCACAAAAATCAGCATTAAAAAACAAAGCAATAACTTTCCTTTAAACATTGTTGGTTACGGAGCATTAGATATTGAATCTGCTTCAAGAACAGCTGTTTTTCCTTCTTTAGAGTTTAATGATCGTGTAAGTGTTACTGCACAGATTTTAGCCTCGAGAAGAATTAATAAAAACCTCTCACTACTTATTGCGCCTACTTTTGTACGTCAAAATAACCTTCAGCAGTTTAAACAAACAGGCGATGATAACCTTAACCAATTTATACTTGGGTTTGGCAGTAGGTTAAAAATAAGTAAACGAATAAGTATTAATGCAGATTATGCTCTAAACTTTAGCAGACATAGTAATTCCATATATAAAGATCCTTTTACGCTGGGCTTAGACATTGAAACTGGAGGACATGTATTTCAACTAGTTTTTACAAATGCTTCTGGTAGTAACGATTCAGGTTTTTTAACTAGAACCGAAGGAGCATGGTTTAATGATGTTTCTTTTGGTTTTAATATCGTTAGAGTTTTTTAA
- the dusB gene encoding tRNA dihydrouridine synthase DusB, whose product MVKIDNIELPDFPLLLAPMEDVSDPPFRALCKENGADVVYTEFISSEGLIRDAAKSVMKLDIYEKERPVGIQIFGANLDSMLRSVEIVEKTNPDIIDINFGCPVKKVVSKGAGAGILKDIDLMVKLTEAMVKHTNLPITVKTRLGWDHDSIRIVEVAERLQDVGCKAISIHGRTRAQMYKGNADWAPIAEVKNNPRMHIPVFGNGDVDSPEKAMEMRDTYGLDGCMIGRASIGYPWFFNEVKHYFNTGKHLSKPTISERVEMARRHLEMAIDWKGEHLGVVETRRHYTNYFKGIPHFKEHRMKMVTSDDPKDVFAAFDEVQAKFGNATIPEVG is encoded by the coding sequence ATGGTAAAGATAGATAACATAGAACTTCCTGATTTTCCGCTATTGTTAGCACCTATGGAAGATGTAAGTGACCCACCGTTTAGAGCTTTATGTAAAGAAAATGGTGCTGATGTGGTGTATACTGAATTTATTTCTTCGGAAGGATTGATTCGCGACGCAGCAAAGAGCGTAATGAAGCTAGATATATACGAAAAAGAACGCCCTGTGGGTATTCAAATTTTTGGCGCGAATCTAGACTCTATGTTACGCTCGGTTGAAATTGTTGAAAAAACAAATCCAGATATTATTGATATTAATTTTGGCTGCCCTGTAAAAAAAGTAGTTTCAAAAGGGGCAGGTGCAGGAATTTTAAAAGATATCGATCTAATGGTAAAACTTACCGAAGCGATGGTAAAACACACCAACTTACCTATTACCGTAAAAACGCGGCTGGGCTGGGACCATGATTCTATTCGTATCGTAGAGGTTGCCGAACGTTTGCAAGATGTAGGTTGTAAAGCTATTTCTATTCACGGCCGTACACGTGCTCAGATGTACAAAGGAAATGCCGATTGGGCTCCAATTGCTGAAGTAAAAAACAACCCGAGAATGCATATTCCTGTGTTTGGAAATGGCGATGTTGATTCTCCTGAAAAAGCCATGGAAATGCGTGATACATACGGATTAGATGGCTGTATGATTGGTCGTGCTTCTATTGGATACCCTTGGTTTTTTAATGAAGTGAAGCATTATTTTAACACTGGTAAGCATTTATCGAAACCAACAATTTCTGAAAGGGTTGAGATGGCTCGTCGCCATTTAGAAATGGCTATCGACTGGAAAGGAGAACATTTAGGTGTTGTAGAAACAAGAAGACACTACACTAATTATTTTAAGGGTATTCCTCATTTTAAAGAACACCGAATGAAAATGGTTACTTCTGATGACCCTAAAGATGTTTTTGCTGCTTTTGACGAGGTACAAGCCAAATTTGGAAATGCAACTATTCCTGAAGTAGGATAA